The following coding sequences are from one Coffea arabica cultivar ET-39 chromosome 11e, Coffea Arabica ET-39 HiFi, whole genome shotgun sequence window:
- the LOC113715417 gene encoding uncharacterized protein: MSSLAAARADNFYYPPEWSPKKGGLNKFHGQHALRERARKLDQGILVIRFEMPYNIWCGGCESMIAKGVRFNAEKKQVGSYYSTKIWSFTMKSACCKHEIVIQTDPKNCEYVIISGARKKIEEFDVEDAETMLLPVDEERSKLADPFYRLEHQEEDIKKKKEAEPVLVRLQRVSDSRHSDDYALNKSLRAKLRNQKKRVAEEEAASRKMGLGIRLLPASEDDAAAARSVKFAHKFDKNRKDKRALINAASIFSGYSGSSSSKRRVELESKRRKINASAASNLLVGGFKPSSWSK; encoded by the exons ATG TCTTCCCTTGCAGCTGCAAGAGCTGATAATTTTTACTACCCTCCAGAATGGTCACCCAAAAAG GGTGGGTTGAACAAGTTCCATGGTCAACATGCTTTGCGGGAGCGAGCCAGAAAATTGGACCAAGGCATTTTGGTTATAAG GTTTGAGATGCCATACAACATTTGGTGTGGTGGTTGTGAGTCCATGATTGCAAAGGGTGTGCGCTTCAATGCAGAGAAAAAGCAAGTTGGCAGCTATTATTCGACAAAG ATATGGAGCTTTACAATGAAATCTGCATGCTGCAAACATGAGATAGTGATTCAAACAGATCCAAAGAATTGTGAATATGTTATTATAAGTGGAGCCAGAAAGAAAATTGAGGAGTTTGATGTAGAAGATGCTGAAACCATGCTCCTCCCAGTTGATGAAG AACGAAGTAAGTTGGCAGATCCTTTTTACCGTCTTGAGCACCAGGAAGAGGatataaagaagaagaaggaagctGAGCCGGTGCTAGTGCGCCTTCAACGAGTATCTGACTCCAGGCACTCTGATGATTATGCTTTAAACAAATCCCTGCGAGCCAAACTTAGG aaccaaaagaaaagagtAGCTGAAGAAGAGGCAGCTTCGAGGAAGATGGGGCTTGGCATTCGATTGCTTCCTGCCTCTGAAGATGATGCTGCTGCTGCTCGAAGTGTTAAATTTGCTCACAAGTTTGATAAGAACAGGAAAGATAAACGAGCACTAATCAATGCTGCTTCAATATTTTCTGGATATTCTGGGTCATCTTCATCCAAAAGACGCGTGGAACTTGAATCCAAGAGGAGAAAAATAAATGCATCTGCGGCATCAAACTTGTTGGTTGGAGGATTTAAGCCGTCATCGTGGTCTAAGTAA
- the LOC140021417 gene encoding uncharacterized protein, with the protein MVRPMPIHVTNHENFCSLPLAIGLFISASVLVALCARHSKMLARESGNGTIENSTDSKLSPISPLLLPKKTITNINNAADHPEGNNRGESEARGIFANPGEGFGEGGLWQKKILMGEKCQPPEFSGVLFYDSHGNRISELPRSPRAMHVERYSS; encoded by the coding sequence ATGGTCCGTCCAATGCCAATACATGTGACTAATCATGAAAACTTTTGCTCTCTACCATTAGCAATAGGATTGTTCATTTCAGCATCAGTTCTTGTGGCGCTTTGCGCGAGACATTCCAAGATGCTTGCTAGAGAGTCTGGTAATGGTACTATTGAGAATAGTACCGATTCAAAACTTTCACCTATATCACCATTGCTGCTCCCCAAGAAGACCATCACAAATATCAACAACGCGGCTGATCATCCGGAGGGAAATAATCGTGGAGAATCCGAAGCTCGTGGGATTTTTGCCAACCCCGGTGAAGGATTTGGTGAAGGTGGATTGTGGCAGAAGAAAATCTTGATGGGTGAGAAATGCCAGCCCCCGGAGTTTTCTGGTGTTCTTTTTTATGACTCTCATGGAAATAGGATTTCTGAGCTTCCCAGATCACCTAGGGCCATGCATGTCGAAAGATACTCTTCTTAA
- the LOC113716222 gene encoding ATPase GET3D, chloroplastic-like encodes MALSTAPILSPLSSALSLSSSNFIIPDSSTFHGIDTSIRTVKRNSRYRAVTIAQNDKDKPTKLVTFLGKGGSGKTTSAIFAAQHYAMEGLKTCLVIQSQDPTADHLLNCKIGTSPIKCNNNLSAVRLQTTKMLIEPLNRMKEADAHLNLTQGTLEGVVGEELGVLPGMDSIFSMLALGRILGFLRNTSQGRGQQDEFDIVVLDGISTEEVIRMIGATSKARLYLKYLRKLAEKTDLGRLAGPSLLRLIDEALSFSSGGANANVQLSSEVWDHLEKTLERGSAFFQKLQKFSCYIVMNQDSQLSVMSALRYWGCAIQAGVQVSGAFAFASPNAELTATAKDFSPLPFASIPHLSMSAHPNWNEVLVNAQSQDARQLLNLMSKQTSIFPPVTFDPGNKSITLFMPGFDKSEIKLFQFRGGSELLVEAGDQRRVIQLPSQIQGKVGGAKFIDRNLVITMR; translated from the exons atggcTTTGTCGACAGCTCCAATTCTTTCACCATTATCTTCAGCATTGTCGTTGTCATCATCCAACTTTATAATCCCAGATTCCTCTACATTTCATGGCATAGACACTTCAATCAGAACAGTGAAAAGAAATTCAAGATACAGAGCTGTCACCATAGCTCAAAATGATAAAGATAAACCCACAAAATTGGTGACCTTTTTGGGCAAAGGGGGTTCTGGTAAAACCACCTCTGCCATCTTTGCTGCTCAG CATTATGCAATGGAAGGTCTGAAAACATGCTTGGTGATACAATCTCAGGACCCTACTGCTGACCATCTCCTAAATTGTAAGATTGGAACATCTCCTATCAAATGCAACAACAACCTTTCTGCAGTTAGATTGCAAACTACTAAA ATGCTTATTGAACCTCTGAATCGAATGAAGGAAGCTGATGCTCATCTTAATTTGACCCAAGGAACTCTTGAAGGG GTAGTCGGAGAAGAGCTAGGTGTACTTCCTGGTATGGATTCTATATTTTCCATGTTGGCACTTGGAAGGATTTTGGGATTTTTGAGGAATACAAGTCAGGGGAGAGGTCAACAAGATGAATTTGACATTGTTGTACTTGATGGTATAAGCACAGAGGAAGTTATTCGGATGATCGGTGCAACCAGCAAAGCAAG ATTGTACTTGAAATATTTGCGTAAATTGGCTGAAAAGACTGACCTAGGGAGGTTGGCAGGACCCTCTCTTCTGAGACTTATAGATGAAGCATTGAGTTTTAGTAGTGGAGGTGCCAATGCTAATGTACAATTGAGTTCAGAAGTGTGGGATCACCTAGAAAAGACATTGGAG AGAGGTTCTGCTTTCTTTCAAAAGCTGCAAAAGTTTTCCTGTTACATTGTTATGAATCAAGATAGCCAACTCTCTGTAATGTCTGCACTACGCTACTGGGGATGTGCCATACAAGCTGGTGTGCAGGTTTCAGGTGCTTTTGCCTTTGCATCACCAAATGCAGAATTAACAGCTACAGCAAAGGATTTTTCACCATTGCCTTTTGCTTCTATTCCACATCTCTCAATGAGTGCCCATCCAAATTGGAATGAGGTTTTGGTGAATGCTCAAAGTCAAGATGCACGGCAGCTTCTTAACTTGATGAGTAAACAGACCTCCATCTTTCCACCAGTTACCTTTGATCCAGGCAACAAATCAATCACACTTTTCATGCCTGGCTTCGACAAGTCAGAAATCAAGCTATTTCAA TTCAGGGGAGGATCTGAACTTCTGGTTGAAGCTGGTGATCAAAGACGAGTCATTCAATTGCCTTCTCAAATTCAAGGGAAAGTTGGAGGTGCCAAGTTTATAGACAGAAATCTAGTGATCACAATGCGGTAG